The Patescibacteria group bacterium genome has a segment encoding these proteins:
- a CDS encoding HU family DNA-binding protein produces the protein MTGKTMTKSQLYSYLAEKSGRPKKEVSDLLDLIVETAYAEAKKGEFTFPGLGKLVKKNRAARQGRNPATGATIQIPAKTVLKFRVSKQAKDAIL, from the coding sequence ATGACAGGAAAAACAATGACCAAGTCGCAGCTTTATTCCTATCTAGCTGAGAAGTCTGGTCGCCCAAAAAAGGAAGTTTCAGACTTACTGGATCTGATAGTTGAGACCGCCTATGCGGAAGCCAAGAAGGGCGAGTTTACCTTCCCCGGATTGGGCAAGTTGGTTAAGAAGAACCGAGCCGCCCGCCAAGGCCGCAACCCAGCGACCGGCGCCACGATTCAAATTCCAGCCAAGACCGTTCTGAAGTTCCGCGTTTCCAAGCAAGCCAAGGACGCCATTCTCTAA
- a CDS encoding FG-GAP-like repeat-containing protein, protein MATFGVAIAILTAIMAGVQYAMPQAKLPSVLSSDASNSVTLSWTAPGDDGAVGQAAQYDIRYAAEPMTSENWSAATSVSNPPSPQTAGNSESTQITGLAPKTTYYFGLKTVDESGNWSALSNIASKTTACVEAWSWGEWSACVNGQQTRTVSDLNDCGTTINKPADTQTCVSEPVVCQENWTCADWYACADGHQQRTCTDQNNCGTVVNKPGESRTCEEPGDGQGGTETPLYQDTYIVTAPNAGAEPEIRVIDQNGKVISKFLAYEKSFRGGVNVAVGNLGADNIDEIIVGPGPGREPIVKIFTYGGRLINQFYAYPKTFTGGVNVAVGDIDGKPGGEIVTGPAFRGDPTIRIFGYRNSRFESVIGDFLAYDSKFRGGISVAVTDFENDGRAEVVVVPDERSGGPQVRVFRYEKGKMQSRTLGFMAYSSNFRGGVSFATGDYNGDGRGDLMTTPASNGGPHVRFFGLRRDGTLGLQNPGYFVFNDKFRGGVSVAAGDFDYNNKDEIVVAVRSGDVALVRIFQADGKKIIKEFKAYPDTMRSGIKLATGHFTEPK, encoded by the coding sequence ATGGCTACTTTTGGAGTGGCTATCGCTATTTTAACGGCTATTATGGCCGGCGTGCAATATGCCATGCCACAGGCGAAGTTGCCCTCGGTATTATCCAGTGATGCATCCAATTCGGTGACGTTAAGTTGGACAGCTCCCGGTGATGATGGCGCGGTGGGACAAGCGGCGCAGTATGATATCCGATATGCTGCGGAGCCAATGACCTCTGAGAACTGGTCGGCTGCAACTTCTGTATCGAACCCGCCGTCACCTCAAACAGCCGGAAATAGCGAATCAACGCAAATCACCGGCCTGGCTCCAAAAACGACCTATTATTTTGGCCTGAAAACAGTTGATGAGTCCGGCAACTGGTCGGCGTTGTCCAATATTGCCAGTAAAACAACCGCCTGTGTCGAAGCGTGGAGTTGGGGCGAGTGGTCGGCTTGCGTGAACGGCCAGCAAACGCGCACGGTTTCCGATCTGAACGATTGCGGTACGACGATTAATAAGCCAGCCGATACCCAAACCTGCGTATCGGAACCGGTGGTGTGCCAGGAGAACTGGACCTGCGCGGATTGGTACGCCTGTGCCGATGGCCACCAGCAACGTACCTGCACCGACCAAAACAATTGCGGAACGGTTGTTAATAAACCCGGCGAAAGCCGTACTTGCGAGGAGCCGGGAGATGGCCAGGGCGGCACTGAAACCCCATTGTATCAGGATACCTATATTGTTACAGCGCCGAATGCCGGAGCCGAACCGGAAATACGGGTAATCGATCAAAATGGTAAAGTGATATCGAAATTTTTAGCTTATGAAAAATCATTCCGAGGCGGGGTTAATGTCGCAGTTGGCAATCTGGGCGCCGACAACATTGATGAAATTATCGTTGGTCCGGGTCCTGGCCGTGAACCGATCGTGAAGATATTCACCTATGGCGGCCGACTAATAAATCAATTTTACGCTTACCCTAAAACCTTTACCGGCGGTGTTAATGTGGCGGTGGGAGATATTGATGGAAAACCAGGTGGCGAGATCGTTACCGGGCCAGCCTTTCGAGGCGATCCGACCATTCGTATTTTTGGCTATCGTAATTCCCGGTTTGAATCGGTGATTGGCGACTTTCTGGCCTATGACTCAAAATTCCGCGGCGGTATCAGCGTCGCCGTGACTGATTTTGAAAATGATGGACGCGCTGAGGTGGTGGTGGTGCCCGACGAACGCAGTGGCGGTCCCCAGGTACGAGTATTTCGCTACGAAAAAGGCAAAATGCAGTCGCGTACGCTGGGATTCATGGCTTATAGCTCCAATTTTCGTGGCGGTGTGAGTTTTGCCACCGGTGACTACAATGGCGACGGTCGGGGCGATCTAATGACCACTCCGGCATCTAACGGCGGTCCGCATGTCAGATTCTTTGGGCTGCGGCGCGACGGTACGCTAGGTCTGCAAAACCCCGGTTACTTCGTCTTCAACGATAAATTCCGCGGCGGCGTCAGCGTAGCGGCAGGCGACTTCGATTATAATAACAAAGATGAAATTGTGGTAGCTGTGCGTTCGGGTGACGTAGCCTTAGTTAGAATATTTCAAGCCGATGGCAAAAAGATAATAAAAGAATTCAAAGCTTATCCTGACACCATGCGGTCCGGCATAAAACTTGCCACGGGGCATTTCACTGAGCCGAAATAA
- a CDS encoding DEAD/DEAH box helicase: MTTPINPEQPSFSTLGISPKLLQTIAKRRFQKPTLIQMRAIPVGLADRDLVALSGAGTGRTLAFGIPMIQNIARRKGVGWVVVPFAGLAAHVDAILQKVGREAGLRTLVLVDGLSDDQIKRRLARKPHIIIGQPASLLRCLESKLTSVDKLKVFVCDEAERLFESRYAGLMERLLSMLPGDRQLMAFFSVSSPSGEEALAKYTRNPEIIKTDPIENPARRRWPRGRIPDRRSTDSPIRPAPKASTLDLEFAEFRPAKHYGSLGSSALTNTHKQTPATPSKDRR, translated from the coding sequence ATGACTACACCAATCAATCCTGAACAACCCAGTTTTTCAACACTCGGCATTAGTCCCAAGCTGTTACAAACCATAGCCAAAAGGCGTTTCCAAAAACCAACCTTGATTCAAATGCGAGCCATTCCGGTCGGCTTGGCGGATCGAGACCTGGTGGCTTTGTCAGGCGCCGGCACCGGAAGAACCCTGGCTTTTGGCATTCCGATGATCCAGAACATTGCCCGCCGTAAAGGTGTCGGCTGGGTAGTGGTGCCGTTCGCCGGACTGGCCGCGCATGTGGATGCAATTCTGCAAAAAGTTGGTCGTGAAGCCGGATTGCGCACATTGGTGTTAGTCGACGGTCTGTCCGATGATCAGATAAAACGTCGGTTAGCGCGCAAACCACACATAATAATCGGACAGCCGGCCAGCCTCCTTCGTTGTCTCGAATCTAAATTGACGAGCGTAGATAAGTTGAAAGTATTTGTCTGCGATGAGGCGGAGCGTTTATTCGAATCAAGATACGCCGGTCTAATGGAACGTTTGTTGTCTATGCTGCCAGGCGATCGGCAGCTGATGGCCTTTTTTTCCGTGTCATCGCCATCGGGAGAAGAAGCGCTGGCAAAATATACCCGCAATCCCGAAATCATAAAAACTGATCCAATTGAGAATCCGGCTCGGCGACGCTGGCCCAGAGGTCGAATACCCGACCGGAGATCAACCGACAGCCCGATCCGGCCAGCACCGAAGGCTTCAACGCTTGACTTAGAGTTTGCGGAATTTCGTCCGGCCAAACACTACGGTTCGTTGGGATCGAGCGCGTTGACCAATACGCACAAACAAACGCCCGCAACACCCAGCAAAGACCGCCGCTAG
- a CDS encoding isoprenylcysteine carboxylmethyltransferase family protein has protein sequence MKTNLFSPWVLWLALLVAAAICTVWLPTDNVFPPNTYIAILLIPAITNWIYLMIRASRAHPEAGLNPEKVTQLVQTGIYGRIRHPMYLADIVLVWSVWLFWPQLRILVFAAWLTIVVGIWIAVEERTMRRRFGQEHVEYSTRVPMIIPRFGRKP, from the coding sequence ATGAAAACCAACTTATTTAGTCCTTGGGTCTTATGGCTGGCACTGTTAGTGGCGGCAGCAATCTGTACAGTTTGGCTGCCAACCGATAATGTATTTCCACCGAACACGTATATTGCCATATTGCTAATTCCAGCCATTACCAACTGGATATATTTGATGATTCGTGCTTCCCGGGCACATCCGGAAGCCGGGCTAAATCCCGAGAAGGTCACTCAGCTGGTTCAAACCGGCATATATGGCCGTATCCGGCACCCGATGTATTTGGCTGACATCGTGTTGGTCTGGTCGGTCTGGTTATTTTGGCCGCAGTTGAGAATCTTAGTGTTTGCGGCCTGGCTTACTATAGTGGTTGGAATATGGATCGCCGTTGAAGAGCGTACCATGCGGCGCCGATTTGGCCAGGAACACGTCGAATATTCCACGCGCGTGCCCATGATCATTCCGCGGTTTGGCCGCAAACCATAG
- a CDS encoding Nramp family divalent metal transporter yields MPGTKIKKPSVTHHINPTAKIGKVWHTLGPGLTTGAADDDPSGIATYSQSGAKYGFSLLWLAPLTFPLMSVVQEMCARIGLVTGRGLAANIKHHYRPWVLFLCAGLLLIANTFNIGADLGAMAKATQLLLPSANFVLLIISYALISILLQVLVSYRRYSKYLKWLALVLLAYVLTAFTIKMDWLDVIRHTLIPTLTLTKDQILLITGILGTTISPYLFFWQTSQEVEEEIMVGRSSVQSRTGATNKEIKDMRFDVWTGMLFSNLVMLFIIAVCAATLNASGISNIATAADAAAALRPLAGNGASWLFALGIIGTGLLAVPVLAGSAAYAITESFGWHEGLYRKFKKAHAFYGVIACAVVVGGLINFIHLDPIKALIYSAVLNALVAPVVLILIIRLSSNRQIMGVRTNSRPVKIVGWAAFVLMLLAGLATIVSSIN; encoded by the coding sequence ATGCCTGGCACAAAGATAAAAAAACCTTCGGTGACGCACCATATCAATCCTACGGCCAAAATCGGCAAAGTTTGGCATACGCTCGGCCCGGGTCTGACAACTGGCGCGGCCGATGATGATCCTTCGGGTATTGCCACATATTCGCAATCAGGAGCCAAGTATGGTTTCTCGCTGCTTTGGTTAGCGCCGCTGACTTTCCCGCTGATGTCAGTGGTGCAGGAAATGTGCGCTCGGATCGGTTTGGTGACAGGTCGAGGTCTAGCGGCGAACATCAAACACCACTATCGCCCCTGGGTGCTATTTCTCTGCGCGGGATTATTGTTGATTGCCAATACATTTAATATCGGAGCGGATCTAGGTGCGATGGCTAAAGCGACTCAACTGTTGCTGCCATCGGCCAATTTTGTACTCTTGATAATCAGTTACGCCCTGATTAGCATTTTGCTGCAGGTTTTAGTGTCTTACCGACGGTATTCAAAGTATTTGAAATGGCTGGCGCTGGTTCTGCTGGCCTACGTTTTGACGGCATTTACCATCAAGATGGATTGGCTCGATGTGATTCGTCACACCCTTATCCCAACTCTGACACTGACCAAAGACCAAATTCTGTTGATCACCGGTATCCTGGGAACCACTATCTCGCCCTATCTGTTCTTTTGGCAAACATCGCAGGAGGTTGAAGAAGAAATTATGGTGGGTCGGTCGAGCGTTCAATCACGTACTGGAGCAACCAACAAGGAAATAAAGGACATGCGTTTTGACGTGTGGACGGGAATGTTGTTTTCCAATCTTGTAATGCTGTTTATCATCGCGGTTTGTGCCGCCACGCTCAATGCCAGCGGTATCAGCAACATAGCTACGGCGGCTGACGCGGCCGCAGCCTTAAGACCGTTAGCGGGCAATGGAGCGTCGTGGTTGTTTGCTCTGGGCATCATCGGCACGGGTTTATTGGCTGTGCCGGTACTGGCCGGTTCGGCGGCTTATGCCATTACTGAAAGTTTTGGCTGGCACGAAGGACTATACCGTAAATTCAAAAAAGCTCACGCCTTCTATGGCGTGATTGCCTGCGCTGTGGTGGTGGGCGGTTTGATAAACTTCATTCATCTCGATCCGATTAAAGCCTTGATATATTCGGCAGTGTTAAACGCGCTGGTCGCGCCCGTGGTGTTGATCTTGATAATTCGATTGAGCAGCAACCGCCAGATCATGGGCGTCAGAACAAATTCGCGTCCTGTGAAAATAGTGGGCTGGGCGGCATTCGTATTAATGTTATTGGCTGGTCTGGCGACGATCGTGTCGTCAATAAATTAA
- a CDS encoding aminoacetone oxidase family FAD-binding enzyme, whose amino-acid sequence MNSHYDVIVIGGGASGMMAAGRAAERGRRVLLLEKNDHLGDKLAITGGGRCNICHAETNLRLLLKNYGAAEKFLYSTFSQFGVDDTFTFFESHGLPLQIEADQRAFPVTNRASDVVRLLEKYLTQGNVTIRTNAEVRGFIESNGKIVGVQLENQTLTAESYILATGGKSHPETGSTGDGFGWLKKLGNDIVEPTPTVVPLAVRESWIKSLAGVALDDVKVTFFVDQKKQLSVKGRILCTHFGVSGPIILNTSGQVAELLKEGAVTASIDLFSGLDLGALDKYITQIFNDNKNRDLKNVMALIVPPGTSAVILSLLPELDLDKKVHSITKSERKTLVDQLKALPITITGLMGYELAVVSDGGLAISQVDGKNMRSRRYSNLFVTGDLLHINRPSGGFSLQLCWTTGWVAGEHA is encoded by the coding sequence ATGAACAGCCACTACGACGTAATCGTGATTGGAGGTGGTGCCTCCGGTATGATGGCCGCGGGGCGCGCCGCCGAACGCGGACGGCGGGTGTTGTTATTGGAAAAAAATGATCATCTTGGGGACAAACTAGCCATTACCGGTGGCGGTCGGTGCAATATTTGCCATGCTGAAACCAACCTGAGGCTATTACTGAAGAATTACGGTGCGGCTGAAAAGTTTCTTTATTCAACGTTTTCACAATTCGGTGTCGACGACACGTTCACCTTTTTTGAATCACATGGTTTGCCGCTGCAGATTGAGGCCGACCAAAGAGCCTTCCCGGTAACAAATCGTGCCAGCGACGTAGTGCGGTTACTTGAAAAGTATCTGACGCAGGGTAATGTGACAATTCGTACCAACGCCGAAGTGCGCGGTTTTATTGAATCAAATGGGAAAATAGTCGGAGTACAATTAGAAAATCAAACGCTGACCGCCGAATCGTACATTCTGGCCACCGGCGGCAAGTCGCACCCCGAAACTGGTTCCACCGGTGATGGCTTTGGATGGCTAAAAAAGTTGGGTAACGATATTGTCGAACCAACGCCAACGGTGGTGCCTTTGGCCGTGCGGGAAAGTTGGATAAAATCACTGGCCGGTGTAGCGCTGGACGATGTTAAGGTAACATTCTTTGTGGATCAGAAAAAACAATTGTCAGTAAAGGGTCGAATACTTTGCACTCACTTCGGAGTTTCGGGGCCAATAATTCTTAATACCTCGGGGCAAGTAGCCGAACTTTTAAAAGAGGGAGCGGTCACTGCGTCCATCGACTTGTTCTCAGGTCTTGATCTAGGCGCGTTGGACAAGTATATAACGCAAATATTCAACGATAATAAAAATCGGGATCTGAAAAATGTCATGGCGCTAATCGTTCCACCGGGAACATCAGCGGTGATATTATCGTTATTACCCGAGTTGGATCTGGATAAAAAAGTCCACAGCATAACCAAGTCAGAGCGCAAAACGCTGGTCGATCAATTAAAGGCGCTGCCGATTACGATTACAGGTTTGATGGGCTATGAGTTAGCCGTGGTTAGCGATGGCGGTTTGGCGATCAGCCAAGTTGATGGAAAAAACATGCGTTCGCGCCGGTACTCAAATTTATTTGTCACCGGCGACCTGCTTCACATCAACCGGCCATCGGGCGGTTTCTCGCTTCAACTCTGCTGGACGACCGGCTGGGTGGCGGGAGAGCATGCCTAA
- a CDS encoding ATP-binding cassette domain-containing protein encodes MADNNVVLRFSDVTFEYEHGKKLLDEVTFSIRSGSRITLMGQNGAGKSSILKMITGELTPADGSVVRVPPDATVAIARQVMPTELRDLTIREYFATAFDRVEYSLDKRIQDVFEIVNLSLPLDRVVNKLSGGQQARLLLAHALIQKPDLLLLDEPTNNLDQHGIDHLTGFLVMYDKTVLVISHDADFLNAFSDGVLYLDVHTKKVEQYSGDYNDVIEEIKARMERENLVNARMQRQIVQKRAQAEVFAHKGGKLRGVAKRMRGVAEVAEENLVEVRREDKTIRSFNILAQEFDIHFPGKVAEIRSVTIVKDHRATDQAMELVVRKNMHVLLAGPNGIGKSTLLNSIVQNQSPHVTIPTEVIVGYYQQDFGNLNPKKIAYDTLKEVMVKYDEHILRSTAAGFLIDGALLTRPIQSLSEGQKGLLSFCRLVLMRPGLLILDEPTNHINFRHLSVLAAALDAYEGGMIMVSHIPEFVSKIRIDTTVDLASL; translated from the coding sequence ATGGCCGATAATAACGTCGTCCTGCGATTTTCCGACGTCACATTTGAATACGAGCACGGTAAAAAATTACTTGACGAAGTAACTTTTTCGATTCGGTCCGGGAGCCGGATCACCCTGATGGGGCAGAATGGCGCTGGCAAGAGCAGCATACTGAAAATGATCACGGGCGAACTAACACCCGCCGATGGTTCGGTGGTGCGTGTACCCCCAGACGCTACGGTGGCCATCGCCCGGCAGGTTATGCCTACAGAGTTACGCGATCTAACGATTAGGGAATATTTTGCCACCGCGTTTGATAGGGTGGAATATTCGCTGGACAAAAGGATCCAGGATGTTTTTGAAATTGTAAATCTTTCGTTACCTTTAGATCGGGTTGTCAATAAACTATCCGGTGGTCAACAGGCTCGGTTACTTTTAGCGCATGCCCTGATTCAAAAACCAGATCTGTTGTTGCTGGACGAACCAACTAATAACTTGGATCAACACGGTATTGACCACCTGACCGGATTTCTGGTGATGTACGATAAAACCGTGCTGGTTATCTCGCATGATGCGGATTTCTTGAACGCATTTTCCGACGGTGTGTTGTATCTCGATGTCCATACCAAAAAAGTCGAACAATATTCGGGCGATTATAATGACGTGATCGAAGAAATCAAAGCTCGAATGGAGCGAGAAAATTTAGTAAACGCACGCATGCAGCGGCAAATAGTTCAGAAGCGCGCCCAGGCCGAAGTCTTCGCCCACAAGGGCGGTAAACTGCGCGGCGTAGCCAAGCGGATGCGTGGTGTGGCCGAAGTGGCCGAAGAAAACTTAGTGGAAGTGCGGCGGGAAGATAAAACAATCCGTTCGTTTAATATTTTAGCACAAGAATTCGATATCCACTTTCCCGGCAAGGTAGCCGAGATTCGCTCTGTAACGATCGTGAAAGACCATCGAGCCACCGATCAGGCTATGGAATTGGTGGTTCGAAAAAATATGCACGTTTTGCTAGCCGGCCCAAACGGTATTGGCAAAAGCACCTTGCTCAATTCGATCGTGCAAAACCAATCGCCGCATGTCACGATACCAACGGAGGTGATCGTCGGTTATTACCAGCAGGATTTTGGTAATTTGAATCCCAAAAAAATTGCTTACGACACCTTGAAAGAAGTCATGGTCAAATACGACGAACACATTCTGCGCTCCACAGCGGCCGGGTTTCTGATTGACGGCGCGCTGTTGACCCGACCGATACAATCATTATCCGAAGGCCAAAAAGGGCTATTATCTTTTTGCCGATTAGTTTTGATGCGACCCGGTCTATTGATACTTGATGAACCAACCAATCATATTAATTTTCGTCATTTGTCGGTATTAGCCGCAGCGCTCGATGCTTATGAAGGCGGGATGATTATGGTGTCGCATATTCCAGAGTTTGTGTCTAAAATTAGAATTGACACTACCGTCGATTTAGCCAGTTTGTAA
- a CDS encoding GIY-YIG nuclease family protein encodes MYYVYLLQSLKDSKLYIGRTDNLINRLEEHNRGNVQSTKYRRQLELIYYEAYRNREDSKGRERGLKKSGSVYMALIKRIGLSREQRNGLHPASRD; translated from the coding sequence ATGTACTATGTGTATCTATTGCAGAGTTTAAAAGACAGTAAGTTATACATTGGTAGGACAGATAATTTAATAAACAGACTCGAAGAGCATAATAGAGGTAATGTTCAGTCAACCAAGTATCGAAGACAGTTGGAGTTGATATATTATGAAGCATATAGGAATCGTGAAGACTCAAAGGGTAGAGAAAGGGGACTAAAGAAAAGTGGATCTGTATATATGGCTCTCATTAAGCGAATTGGGTTAAGTCGTGAACAGCGGAATGGTCTCCACCCCGCCAGTCGCGACTGA
- the rpmG gene encoding 50S ribosomal protein L33 — protein sequence MSQDNLIKLECSVCKKVNYFSNKNKKTIKTRLELSKFCKHCKKHTIHKETK from the coding sequence ATGTCTCAAGACAATCTAATCAAGCTAGAGTGCTCGGTTTGCAAAAAGGTCAATTATTTTTCCAATAAGAATAAGAAGACCATCAAGACCAGGCTGGAATTGAGCAAGTTCTGCAAACATTGCAAAAAGCACACGATTCACAAAGAAACCAAATAG
- a CDS encoding glycosyltransferase produces the protein MKPFDLVMLNMSSFQEWQSGVVNRNYHVLKMLLRRPEVHRIFAIDYLPLTLKRSIRAYLETLMFGVKGKLLYQDFSSRLVRMDRSIMGDYPGKLFVYSTVDSAFSESVTRRNIQRRLKSLKFDQPALWSYLPLFGRLFTELPASLRVFDAVDDWTAHPWMAQWRGRLETNYRTISNRADVVFTVANELRDRFDHQPKVHWIPNGVDFEHWQNHGPFPDDLTGIPAPIVGYVGVIQNRIDSELIQQLAERNPAKSFVFIGNVYSDFNKSVFDHCPNVHFLGQKTYAELPSYVNRFHVCMIPHRIDPFTRSMNPLKLYEYLACGLPVISTPVSGMSMFGDLVRLAKDAGSFSEQIDLALSEDSERLRLQRKAAMRSHTWHQRVDRMMEIVEATMLNKLAGQAVNCPDGAAADNLVK, from the coding sequence ATGAAACCATTTGATCTGGTCATGCTGAATATGTCTAGTTTCCAGGAATGGCAGAGCGGCGTGGTTAATCGCAATTATCACGTACTGAAAATGTTGCTGCGACGTCCGGAAGTACATCGGATATTTGCCATCGACTACCTGCCACTGACGCTGAAAAGATCGATTCGCGCCTATTTGGAAACACTTATGTTTGGGGTAAAGGGAAAATTGCTGTACCAAGATTTTAGCTCGCGGCTGGTTCGGATGGATCGATCGATTATGGGTGATTATCCAGGTAAACTTTTTGTCTATTCCACCGTTGACAGCGCTTTTTCCGAGTCCGTCACGCGCCGCAATATTCAACGGCGTTTGAAATCATTGAAATTTGACCAACCGGCACTTTGGTCGTACCTGCCGCTGTTTGGCCGGTTGTTCACCGAACTGCCAGCATCGTTGCGGGTGTTTGACGCGGTGGATGATTGGACGGCGCACCCCTGGATGGCGCAATGGCGCGGGCGTTTGGAAACAAATTATCGTACCATCAGTAATCGGGCGGATGTAGTTTTTACGGTGGCCAATGAATTACGGGACCGGTTTGACCATCAGCCGAAGGTGCACTGGATCCCCAACGGGGTTGATTTTGAACACTGGCAGAACCACGGACCCTTCCCCGATGATTTGACCGGCATTCCAGCGCCGATTGTCGGCTATGTGGGCGTGATCCAAAACCGGATCGATTCAGAGTTGATCCAACAATTAGCCGAGCGAAATCCAGCGAAATCTTTTGTCTTCATTGGCAATGTCTATTCCGATTTTAACAAGAGTGTGTTTGATCATTGTCCCAACGTGCATTTTCTGGGACAAAAAACTTACGCTGAATTGCCGTCCTACGTTAACCGTTTTCATGTCTGCATGATTCCGCACCGGATTGATCCATTTACCCGTTCGATGAATCCGCTGAAATTGTACGAATATCTGGCTTGCGGTCTACCCGTCATCAGCACGCCCGTATCGGGGATGAGTATGTTCGGTGATTTGGTGCGGCTGGCCAAAGACGCCGGGTCATTCAGCGAACAGATTGATCTGGCCCTGAGCGAGGATAGTGAGCGTTTGCGCTTGCAACGCAAAGCGGCGATGCGAAGCCACACTTGGCATCAGCGGGTGGATCGAATGATGGAAATTGTTGAAGCGACTATGCTGAATAAATTAGCCGGGCAGGCGGTAAATTGCCCAGATGGCGCCGCGGCTGATAATCTGGTAAAATAA
- a CDS encoding glycosyltransferase family 4 protein translates to MSHDLLVTQDYPPRLGGVARFYQRLAQFYPVGEMTILAPSDPVAIGFDSSQPYPIIRRRFFWSQRWLWPRWWPLVWQLYRILLKKQVRSIIVGQVLPVGTAVALVTRLFRVPYVVITHGMDIRLPQSRQRKKIAMMKVLRGARFIVANSEYTKSELIKLGLLANRIRVITPGCDKPRLADAAAVQKIRDKYGLTSQAPVLVTVARLEERKGIDTVMKALAHLTSDFPNIKYLIVGTGPDEPRLRQIAKNYALNDRVLFAGAVSDNELPAYYAVASLFVMPARQLDNGDVEGFGIVYLEANSYGRPVIGGRSGGVSEAIVDGVTGILVDPTTSTETIQAIRRLLNNWQECDRMGAAGLQRARDQFSWTDRSRAVAQLMRAIK, encoded by the coding sequence ATGAGCCACGACCTCCTGGTGACCCAGGACTATCCGCCCCGGCTGGGTGGAGTGGCGCGGTTCTATCAACGGCTAGCACAGTTTTACCCAGTCGGAGAAATGACCATTCTAGCACCGTCCGATCCGGTGGCGATTGGTTTTGATTCCAGCCAGCCGTACCCGATTATCAGACGCAGGTTTTTCTGGTCGCAGCGCTGGTTATGGCCGCGCTGGTGGCCGCTGGTGTGGCAGCTCTACCGGATATTATTGAAGAAACAAGTCAGGTCTATTATCGTGGGACAAGTTCTACCGGTGGGTACGGCCGTAGCGCTGGTGACCCGGCTATTTCGGGTGCCTTATGTTGTGATTACCCACGGGATGGATATTCGTCTACCGCAGTCGCGCCAACGTAAAAAAATAGCCATGATGAAAGTGCTGCGTGGCGCGCGATTCATCGTTGCCAATAGCGAATACACCAAATCAGAGCTGATCAAGCTGGGTTTGCTGGCTAACCGGATTCGTGTTATTACTCCAGGATGCGATAAGCCCCGACTAGCTGACGCGGCCGCTGTTCAAAAAATACGCGATAAATATGGTCTGACCAGCCAAGCGCCCGTGCTCGTAACCGTGGCTCGTTTGGAAGAACGCAAGGGGATTGATACCGTCATGAAGGCGTTAGCCCATCTAACCAGTGATTTTCCGAATATTAAGTACCTGATAGTTGGCACCGGTCCGGATGAGCCACGCTTACGCCAGATAGCTAAAAATTATGCGTTAAATGACCGGGTGCTTTTTGCGGGCGCTGTCTCTGACAATGAATTACCAGCTTACTATGCCGTGGCTAGCCTATTTGTCATGCCGGCACGCCAGCTAGATAATGGTGATGTGGAGGGTTTTGGCATCGTCTATCTTGAGGCGAATTCATACGGCCGGCCGGTGATCGGTGGCCGCAGTGGGGGCGTATCCGAAGCGATTGTTGATGGAGTAACTGGAATACTGGTGGATCCAACCACCAGCACTGAAACAATCCAAGCCATACGCCGGTTACTAAATAACTGGCAGGAATGCGACCGTATGGGAGCGGCTGGGTTACAGCGGGCGAGAGATCAATTCTCATGGACCGACCGGAGTCGAGCCGTGGCACAATTAATGCGCGCAATCAAATGA